A genome region from Sphingobium sp. WTD-1 includes the following:
- the qhpC gene encoding quinohemoprotein amine dehydrogenase subunit gamma → MKHLRAINKKARRIDDAVTQMEAAIEAAAASGATPSDMEEDVVALQQAPRPHVPMGCTLSFSPGWEVDAGGGTAGLCQPVERDIYDCYVTCFWPVQVPDHVNYSPDWASNCATATKDWRNLDLVFP, encoded by the coding sequence ATGAAGCATCTTCGTGCCATCAACAAAAAGGCGCGGCGGATCGACGACGCCGTGACGCAGATGGAGGCGGCGATCGAGGCCGCTGCTGCGTCGGGCGCTACGCCGTCCGATATGGAGGAGGATGTCGTCGCCCTGCAACAGGCGCCGCGTCCGCATGTGCCGATGGGCTGCACCCTGTCCTTCTCGCCCGGCTGGGAAGTGGATGCGGGCGGCGGCACCGCGGGCCTGTGCCAGCCGGTCGAGCGCGACATCTATGACTGCTACGTCACCTGCTTCTGGCCGGTGCAGGTGCCCGATCATGTGAATTATTCGCCCGACTGGGCCAGCAACTGCGCCACCGCGACCAAGGACTGGCGCAATCTCGACCTGGTATTCCCATGA
- the peaB gene encoding quinohemoprotein amine dehydrogenase maturation protein, giving the protein MTVMQAPAYRRAEYHGFAAGGSDFVYLVSAGAIFEIDAQVQAVLDRLDGQELSHAALVRELAGEEGDLAEAESLVRELRAAQLIHLGAAPVSVPEAPPADFPLQALVLNITNQCNLACTYCYEFGADKIATPAGKPKYMTLETARASVDLLIAEAAHRPSVHITFFGGETLMNFKLLRDVVEYANGATAAAGKGITYSLTTNATLLTPEIVTFLSDNRVGVTVSMDGPPELQDKHRVYKNGKGSYAVIEPRLRTLIAHHRTRAVTARVTLTEGVTDVVRIFRHLKDDLGFHEVGFAPVTTGETRAYSIDVDGMDSVLAQFNLLAQEWLEYALRGQVHGFTNVSETISELISGVNKSHPCGAGMGLMGVSPSGDLSPCHRFTDADTHVMGHVSSGIDRVKQGDFLSRGHVGAKYDCQSCWARPLCAGGCHHEAFVRYGDTGHANLHYCDWIRQWTDTCLHIYGELAVKNPGFLEHFAERKGLS; this is encoded by the coding sequence ATGACCGTCATGCAGGCCCCCGCCTATCGTCGCGCCGAATATCATGGCTTTGCCGCCGGCGGCAGCGATTTCGTCTATCTGGTGAGTGCCGGCGCGATCTTCGAGATCGATGCGCAGGTGCAGGCCGTGCTGGACCGGCTCGATGGACAGGAACTGAGCCATGCCGCCCTGGTCCGCGAACTGGCGGGCGAGGAGGGCGACCTGGCCGAAGCCGAGTCGCTGGTGCGGGAATTGCGCGCGGCGCAGCTCATCCATCTGGGCGCGGCGCCGGTATCCGTGCCCGAAGCGCCGCCGGCCGATTTCCCGTTGCAGGCGCTGGTGCTCAACATCACCAACCAGTGCAACCTTGCCTGCACCTATTGCTATGAATTTGGCGCGGACAAGATCGCCACGCCGGCCGGCAAGCCCAAATATATGACGCTGGAAACGGCCAGGGCGTCGGTCGACCTGCTGATCGCCGAGGCGGCCCATCGCCCGTCGGTGCATATCACCTTCTTCGGTGGTGAAACCTTGATGAATTTCAAGCTTTTGCGCGATGTGGTGGAGTATGCCAATGGCGCGACGGCGGCGGCAGGCAAGGGGATCACCTATAGCCTCACCACCAATGCCACGCTGCTGACCCCGGAGATCGTCACCTTCCTGTCGGACAATCGGGTCGGCGTCACCGTGTCGATGGACGGGCCGCCGGAGTTGCAGGACAAGCATCGCGTCTACAAGAATGGCAAGGGCAGCTATGCGGTGATCGAGCCGCGGCTGCGCACGCTGATCGCCCATCACCGCACCCGCGCCGTCACCGCGCGCGTCACCCTGACCGAGGGCGTGACCGATGTCGTGCGCATCTTCCGGCATCTGAAGGATGATCTGGGTTTCCACGAAGTCGGTTTCGCGCCAGTGACGACGGGGGAAACGCGGGCCTATTCGATCGATGTCGATGGCATGGACAGCGTGCTGGCGCAGTTCAACCTGCTGGCACAGGAATGGCTGGAATATGCGCTGCGTGGGCAGGTTCATGGTTTCACCAATGTCAGCGAGACGATCAGCGAGCTGATTTCGGGCGTCAACAAATCGCATCCCTGCGGCGCGGGCATGGGGCTGATGGGGGTCAGCCCGTCGGGCGACCTGTCGCCCTGTCATCGCTTCACCGACGCCGACACCCATGTGATGGGCCATGTGTCGAGCGGCATCGACCGGGTCAAGCAGGGCGATTTCCTGAGCCGCGGCCATGTCGGCGCCAAATATGATTGCCAGAGCTGCTGGGCGCGGCCGCTCTGCGCCGGCGGCTGCCACCATGAGGCGTTCGTCCGCTATGGCGACACCGGCCACGCCAATCTCCATTATTGCGACTGGATCCGGCAATGGACCGATACCTGCCTGCATATTTATGGCGAGCTGGCGGTGAAGAACCCCGGCTTCCTCGAGCATTTCGCTGAACGAAAGGGGCTGTCATGA
- the peaA gene encoding quinohemoprotein amine dehydrogenase subunit alpha, giving the protein MKQLPVKFGLLALLSASVVLAQGGSGADGGPDGATMKETEEGIPVTDPLVQEKCGSCHAPDAKGNLSRISWVRTTPEGWAQAIKRMVRLNGLGITPEESRAVIKSLSASHGLAPEEARPVMYLPEKRIVDEVLPNETMRGACASCHAFAQPLSWRRSKLEWKTLQDLHVALYSQADAQYRRPAEDSEQPAGRDPKDKMTRGEYALTYLPKVAGLHTPEWAAWSSRLRAPRLAGDWLVVASVPGQGRFVGTMTVAPGAAADEFKTSASLTSLTNGATISRSGTGLVYSGYSWRGSSKGGAVPGKPDDLGSPARETMWFAPDQQRAEGRWFWGEYQEFGYDVKLVRATAAPAILAVTPGAVKAGAKSVDVTIWGHNLPASLTVADVDLGAGVTVARVVSATPGKAVLSVDVAASAPAGQRDVGIGGAVLEKAFPVYRKVDYLKVTPETSLARLGGTKFAKGYQQYEAIGYDNGLDGKPNTVDDVAIGPVDATWSMQEFMSVYYDDDMKYVGALSPTAFFTPGLEGPNPERRFSRNNYGEVWVVATAKGERDKFGKPLSARSYLVVTVPMYQRFDQPEVSR; this is encoded by the coding sequence GTGAAGCAGCTTCCGGTGAAGTTCGGTCTGTTGGCGTTGCTCTCTGCGTCGGTCGTGCTGGCCCAAGGGGGGAGCGGGGCCGATGGCGGTCCCGACGGCGCGACGATGAAGGAGACGGAGGAGGGCATCCCCGTCACCGATCCGCTGGTCCAGGAAAAATGCGGCAGCTGTCACGCGCCCGATGCCAAGGGCAACCTGTCCCGCATCAGCTGGGTGCGTACCACGCCGGAGGGCTGGGCGCAGGCGATCAAGCGGATGGTGCGCTTGAACGGTCTGGGGATCACCCCCGAGGAATCGCGCGCGGTCATCAAGTCGCTGTCCGCCTCGCACGGGCTGGCGCCGGAGGAGGCGCGGCCGGTCATGTATCTGCCCGAAAAGCGGATCGTCGATGAAGTGCTGCCCAATGAGACTATGCGCGGCGCCTGCGCCAGCTGCCATGCCTTTGCCCAGCCCCTGTCCTGGCGCCGGTCGAAGCTGGAATGGAAGACGCTGCAGGATCTGCATGTCGCGCTTTATTCGCAGGCCGACGCCCAATATCGCCGCCCGGCCGAGGATAGCGAGCAGCCCGCCGGCCGCGACCCCAAGGACAAGATGACGCGCGGCGAATATGCGCTGACCTACCTGCCCAAGGTGGCGGGGCTGCATACGCCCGAATGGGCCGCCTGGAGTTCACGCCTGCGCGCGCCGCGGCTGGCGGGCGACTGGCTGGTGGTGGCGTCGGTGCCGGGGCAGGGCCGCTTCGTCGGCACGATGACGGTGGCGCCGGGCGCGGCGGCGGACGAGTTCAAGACCAGCGCGTCGCTCACCTCGCTCACCAACGGCGCGACCATCAGTCGCAGCGGCACCGGCCTCGTCTATTCCGGCTATAGCTGGCGCGGCTCGTCGAAGGGCGGCGCGGTGCCGGGGAAGCCCGATGATCTGGGCAGTCCGGCGCGTGAGACGATGTGGTTCGCGCCCGACCAGCAGCGCGCCGAAGGGCGCTGGTTCTGGGGCGAATATCAGGAATTCGGCTATGATGTGAAACTGGTCCGCGCGACTGCTGCGCCCGCGATCCTGGCGGTGACGCCGGGCGCGGTGAAGGCCGGGGCGAAGAGCGTCGATGTCACCATCTGGGGCCATAATCTGCCCGCGTCGCTGACGGTGGCGGACGTCGATCTGGGCGCGGGCGTCACCGTCGCCAGGGTCGTGTCGGCGACGCCGGGCAAGGCGGTGCTGAGCGTCGATGTCGCGGCCAGCGCGCCCGCCGGTCAGCGCGATGTCGGCATTGGCGGCGCGGTGCTGGAAAAGGCATTCCCGGTCTATCGCAAGGTCGATTATCTCAAGGTCACGCCGGAAACGAGCCTGGCCCGGCTGGGCGGCACCAAGTTCGCCAAGGGATATCAGCAGTATGAGGCGATCGGTTATGACAATGGTCTGGATGGCAAGCCGAACACTGTCGACGATGTCGCGATCGGCCCGGTCGACGCGACCTGGTCGATGCAGGAATTCATGTCGGTCTATTATGATGACGACATGAAATATGTGGGCGCGCTGAGCCCCACCGCCTTCTTCACGCCGGGGCTGGAAGGCCCCAATCCCGAACGCCGGTTCAGCCGCAACAATTATGGCGAGGTCTGGGTCGTCGCCACGGCGAAGGGCGAGAGGGACAAGTTCGGCAAGCCCCTGAGCGCGCGGTCCTATCTGGTCGTGACCGTGCCCATGTATCAGCGCTTCGACCAGCCGGAGGTGTCGCGATGA
- a CDS encoding molybdopterin cofactor-binding domain-containing protein, producing MNAPILSRRCFLSASLVAGGGLLFDLNIPLAGAAEGAPQILTAFVRILPDNRVIIGAKNAEIGQGAKTMLPMLIAEELDVDWAQVTIEQTHADQKIFGGQTAGGSRTTPREWLPTRKAGAAARAMLVAAAAQIWGVAPATLKTGSGKVSDPASGRSMTYAALAAAAAQQPAPDPATLTLKDPRDFRIIGQSIGGVDTPAIVAGKPLFGIDFKLPGMLYAVLETCPAFGGTFKTANLDAVKALPGVAHVLTIKGDGTPESLFDGVAILSTSWWSANQARETLKVEWDMSAVSGFSTEGYAAQAAERLKRKADGDIVRAGDVEAAFAGAAKTVSAQYDYPFLAHGTLEPQNCTALFKDGAIEIWAPTQNPESGRGLVAKALNLPPEKIRINFTRIGGGFGRRLMNDYMVQAAAIAAQVPGVPVKLLFNRQQDIQRDFYRPAGWHGFRAALDKGGKLTAFHDHFVTFGKDGKPVRSAEMPASEIPAGLIDTVLLEQSFLATNMPTGWLRAPGSNALAFVTQAFLDEVAQAAGKDLPTLMLELLGEPRELPRGPNAPPFITGRARGVIEKVVAMSGWADRGKLPKGRGKGFAFYYSHMGYFAEVLEVALVDGMPKVATVWVAGDVGSQIINPMNALHQAQGSVIEGLGQALAGQKITQVAGAVEQANFDTHPLQRIPDTPHIIVEFVKTDYPPTGMGEPALPPVIPALVNALHAATGKRIRTLPIVPEMFA from the coding sequence ATGAACGCGCCGATCCTGTCGCGCCGCTGCTTCCTCAGCGCCTCGCTGGTTGCGGGCGGTGGTTTGCTGTTCGACCTCAACATCCCGCTGGCCGGCGCGGCCGAGGGCGCGCCGCAGATATTGACCGCCTTCGTGCGCATCCTGCCCGACAATCGTGTCATCATCGGCGCGAAAAATGCCGAGATCGGGCAGGGCGCCAAGACGATGCTGCCGATGTTGATCGCCGAGGAACTGGACGTCGACTGGGCGCAGGTGACGATCGAGCAGACCCATGCCGACCAGAAGATATTCGGCGGACAGACGGCCGGGGGCAGTCGCACGACGCCGCGCGAATGGCTGCCGACGCGCAAGGCCGGTGCCGCCGCGCGCGCGATGCTGGTCGCAGCGGCGGCGCAGATATGGGGCGTGGCGCCCGCGACATTGAAGACCGGCAGCGGCAAGGTGAGCGATCCCGCATCGGGCAGGAGCATGACTTACGCGGCGCTCGCCGCTGCCGCCGCGCAGCAGCCGGCGCCCGATCCGGCGACATTGACGCTGAAAGACCCCAGGGATTTCCGCATCATCGGCCAGTCGATCGGCGGGGTGGATACGCCCGCGATCGTCGCCGGCAAGCCCTTGTTCGGGATCGATTTCAAGCTGCCCGGCATGCTCTATGCCGTGCTGGAAACCTGCCCGGCCTTTGGCGGCACGTTCAAGACGGCCAATCTGGACGCGGTCAAGGCGCTGCCGGGCGTGGCCCATGTGCTCACGATCAAGGGCGACGGCACGCCAGAATCGCTGTTCGACGGCGTCGCCATCCTGTCGACCAGTTGGTGGAGCGCCAACCAGGCGCGCGAAACGCTGAAGGTCGAATGGGACATGAGCGCGGTCAGCGGCTTTTCGACGGAGGGCTACGCCGCGCAGGCGGCCGAACGGCTGAAGAGGAAAGCGGATGGCGACATCGTCCGTGCCGGTGACGTGGAGGCCGCCTTTGCCGGGGCGGCGAAGACGGTCAGCGCGCAATATGATTATCCGTTCCTGGCGCATGGCACGCTGGAGCCGCAAAACTGCACCGCCCTGTTCAAGGATGGCGCGATCGAAATCTGGGCGCCGACGCAGAATCCAGAAAGCGGGCGCGGGCTGGTGGCCAAGGCGCTGAACCTGCCGCCGGAGAAAATCCGCATCAACTTCACCCGCATCGGTGGCGGCTTCGGCCGGCGGCTGATGAACGACTATATGGTGCAGGCGGCGGCGATCGCGGCGCAAGTGCCGGGCGTACCGGTGAAGCTGCTGTTCAACCGCCAGCAGGATATCCAGCGCGATTTCTATCGCCCGGCCGGCTGGCACGGCTTCCGGGCAGCGCTGGACAAGGGCGGCAAGCTGACCGCCTTCCACGATCATTTCGTGACCTTCGGCAAGGACGGCAAGCCGGTGCGCTCGGCAGAGATGCCGGCGAGCGAAATCCCCGCCGGCCTGATCGACACGGTGCTGCTCGAACAGAGTTTCCTTGCCACCAACATGCCGACCGGCTGGCTGCGCGCGCCCGGCTCCAACGCGCTGGCCTTCGTCACCCAGGCCTTCCTGGACGAAGTGGCGCAGGCGGCGGGCAAGGATCTGCCGACGCTGATGCTTGAACTGCTGGGCGAACCGCGCGAATTGCCGCGCGGTCCCAATGCGCCGCCCTTCATCACCGGCCGCGCCAGGGGCGTGATCGAGAAGGTGGTGGCGATGAGCGGCTGGGCCGATCGCGGGAAATTGCCCAAGGGGCGGGGCAAGGGCTTTGCCTTTTACTACAGCCATATGGGCTATTTCGCCGAGGTGCTGGAGGTGGCGCTGGTCGATGGCATGCCGAAGGTCGCGACCGTGTGGGTCGCGGGCGATGTCGGCAGCCAGATCATCAACCCGATGAACGCGCTGCACCAGGCGCAGGGATCGGTGATCGAAGGGCTGGGCCAGGCGCTGGCCGGGCAGAAAATCACCCAGGTGGCGGGGGCTGTCGAGCAGGCCAATTTCGACACCCATCCGCTGCAGCGCATCCCCGATACGCCGCACATCATCGTCGAGTTCGTGAAGACCGATTATCCGCCGACCGGCATGGGCGAGCCGGCGTTGCCGCCGGTGATCCCGGCGCTGGTCAACGCGCTGCACGCCGCGACCGGCAAGCGCATCCGCACTCTGCCGATCGTACCGGAAATGTTCGCCTGA